The Porphyrobacter sp. HT-58-2 genome segment ATCAGGTCACTGGTCAGCGCGGGCCGATCATAGCTGCGCCCCCATTCGAGGATCGGGAAGTAGCGTTGCAACATCGAATGGCCTCTATTGCGCGATCAACCCGCCGGGACCGGCGAGCCATTCGCGGCCCCTGAGCATCCCGTTCCAGTAGAGCCACGGCAGAAGATCGGCCTTGAGCATCCATGACAGGCGCGCAGGCCGGGTGCCGTCGACCAGCCATGTCGGGAAACTGGGCGCAAGCTTGCCGCCATAGGCGAATTCGGCGAGCACGATCTTGCCACGCTCGACCGTGAGCGGGCAGGAACCATAACCGTCATAGCCCGCCGTCGGCCCCTTGCCGTCAAGCTGGCGCAGGGCGTTGACCGCCACCACCGGCGCCTGCTTGCGCGCGGCAGCGGCGGTCTTGGCATTGGGCATCGACCCAGCATCGCCAAGTCCGAAGACATTGGGCCAGCGCACATGCTGGAGCGTATGCTGATCAACGTCGGTAAAGCCGCTTTCCGCTGCGAGCGGGCTGTCGGCAAGGAACTGCGGGGCGACCTGCGGGGGGACGACGTGGAGCATGTCGAAGCTGACGTTTTCCTCGCCCTCGGCGGTCTTGAAGGTCGCCTGCCGCGCAGGGCCATCGACCGCGATCAGATTGCTGCCGAGTTCCAGATTGATGCCGTATTTCTCGACATAGCGCATCAGCGCCGGAACATAATCCGCCACGCCGAACAAGACGGCACCGGCCGTGTGGAACTGGACGTCAATATCACCCAGCACGCCGTTGCGGTGCCAGTGGTCGCAGGCCAGATACATCGCCTTTTGCGGAGCGCCTGCGCATTTGATCGGCATCGGCGGCTGGGTAAAGATCGCCCTGCCCGACTTGGTGCGCTGCACCAGCTCCCAGGTGTAGGGCGCCAGATCAGCGCGATAATTTGAGGTGACGCCATTCTGGCCGAGGGTCGCCTCGAGCCCCTCGATTTTCTCCCACGCCAGCCGGATACCCGGGGCGACGATCAGCACCTCATAGGTCAGCGTGCTGCCGTCGCCGAGAGTCACGGTATTGTTGTCGGGCTGGAAACCGGCGCAGGCCTGCTTCACCCAGGTGACGCCCCTCGGCATCACGCTCGCCATCGGGCGCGTGGTGGTGGCGACATCGAACACGCCTCCGCCCACCATCGTCCAGCCGGGCTGATAGGCGTGGGTATCGGACGGCTCGACGATCGCGATGTCGAGCCCCGGGCGGCGCTTCAGCATCGAGGCCGCGGTGGCGATCCCCGCCGCGCCGCCGCCAATGACGACGACGGTGTGTCTGGTGGTGCTCATGTCCGACCCCCTCCCTAGCGCCGTCAGGCGGCGCTGTTCATTCGGTCGGCGAGGGCCGACAAGTCATATCCCGCCGCAGCCGCGCGGTTGAGGCGTTCGGGGACGCTCAGGCCGTGAACATTGGCGAGCGCGTCGAGTGTCGCGGCGCGGGTTCCGGTGCGGCAATAGGCCAGCACCTTGCCCTGCGTGCCGCGCCGGATCGCGCCGAAGGCGGCGACCGAGGCGGGCGGGAACAGGCCTCCGCTGACGGGGATGTGGTGGAACGCGAGCCCCGCCGCCTGCGCGGCTGCGCGCATGTCGTCAAGCATCGGCTGGCCCGGCTCCTCACCGTCCGGGCGGTTGCAAATCACGGCGACAAAGCCTTCTCCGGCCAGCGCGGCCAGTTCTTCGGGCTGCATTTGCGCGGCCACCGCAAGGGTATCGTCGATCACCTTGAGTTCCATCAGGCATTTCCTTCCATAAGCCGTACCAGCAGCATTCCGCCAAGCATGGCAGCCACGAAGATCGCCGCTGAGACAGGTTCAATCGCCAACGCCGCAAACCCGGGGCCTGGGCACAACCCGGCGATACCCCAGCCCATTCCGAACAGCGCCGATCCGCCGACCAGCCGAGGGTGAACGGGCCGGGGCCTGGGCACAACCCGCGATACCCCAGCCCATTCCGAACAGCGCCGATCCGCCGACCAGCCGAGGGTGATGTCGCTGCGGTCGGGCAACGAGAAACTTGTCGCAAACACCGGACGCTGCATCCGGCGCTGGATGAGCCATGCCGCCGCCATCACCAGCACCGCCCCGCCCATCACGAAGGCGAGCGTGGGATCCCAGGCGCCGAACAGGTCGAGAAAGCCCCGCACCCTCGACGGATCGGTCATCCCGCCGAGCGCCAGCCCCGCGCCGAAGATCGTGCCAGAGGCCAGCGAAACGATGAGATCGCGCGTCATTGCAGCACCTCGATGCCCAAAGCATTCATTGCCGCGACGGTGGCAAAACCGGTCGCCATGAAGGTCGCCGTGGCGACCAGAGAGCGCTGCGAGAAACGGCTCATGCCGCACACTCCATGCCCGCTGGTGCAGCCCGAACCGAGCCGCGTGCCAATGCCGACAATGACACCTGCAACAATCAGCGGCACTGGCCCTGCAAAGTTCGGCGCAGCCGCGCCCGTGAACCCCGCCACAATCAGCGCGCCCAATGGCAGACCGATGAGGAAGGCAAAGGCAGCCGAACGCGGGAGCGAGCCCGACCCGATCCCGAAGGCCCTCGCGGCAATGCCCGATACGCCCGCGATCCGCCCAGCTCCGATTAGCATCAGCGCCGCCGCGAGCCCGATCAGCACGCCGCCGATCAGGCCCGCCAGCGGGGCCGCATCAGGAAAGCCCGGCAGGATCATACCGCGTTAACCGGCAGTTTGAGGTATACAACCCCATTGTCATCCGGCGGCGGCATGTGGCCGGCGCGCATATTGACCTGCACGCTCGGCAGGATCAGCCGCGGCATGTCGAGCGTCGCATCACGCGCTTCTCGCATCTGCACGAACTCGTCCTCGGTAATGCCGTCATGCGCGTGGATATTGCCCTCGCGCTCAGCGGCAACGGTGGTCTCCCACACGTATTCTGTGCGGCCCTTGGGCAGATAGTCGTGGCACATGAACAGCCGCGTCTCGGGCGGGAGCGACAGAATGCGCCGCAGCGAGCGGAACAACTGGCGCGCATCGCCACCGGGGAAGTCGGCGCGCGCCGTGCCATAATCGGGCATGAACATGGTATCGCCCACGAATACCGCCTCGCCCACAACGTAGGCGATGCAAGCGGGCGTATGGCCGGGAACATGCATGACCGTCACCGGGAGGGTCCCGATGGTGAAGGTGTCACCATCCTTGAACAGGGCGTCGAACTGCGAGCCGTCGCGCTCAAACTCGGTGCCGGCGTTGAACAGCTTCCCGAACACGGCCTGAACCCTGGTGATGTCCGCACCAATAGCGATTTTCCCGCCGATCTTTTCCTGCAGGTAAGGCGCCGCCGAGAGGTGATCGGCATGGGCGTGGGTCTCGAGCAGCCAAGTCACTTTCAGATTTTGCGAAGTGACATAATCAATCACCGCGTCAGCAGATGCTGTTGACGTACGCCCCGACGCCGAATCGAAGTCTAGCACCGCATCAACCACGGCCGCCTCAAGCGTCGCAGGATCATGGACAACGTGGGTAACCGTAAAGGTTGCCGGGTCAAAGAAACTCGCAATTTCAGGCCGGAGTGCCGGATCCTGGCCGGCACGCAACACCTGCTCGGTCGCCAGTTGCAGAACAATATCACTCTGTGTCACGGGACATCTCCATTTATTTTCATAAATTGTGTATATGTATTGCAATCCTGAAGTCAAGTGCTATGAATGCGGCATGGATACAGCCATTGCCAATTCACCCCCGTGCTCCGGCCTCAGGATCGGGGACTTCGCGCCCGATTTCGAGGCGCGCAGCACGATCGGTCCGGTGCGCCTTTCAACCTTCCGCAAGCGCTGGTTGGTGTTGTTTTCGCATCCGGCGGATTTCACCCCGGTCTGCACCACCGAGTTCGTCGCCCTCGCCCGTGAGGCGGCGGCCTTCGAAGCGCGTGACTGCGCGCTGATGGCGCTGTCGGTGGACAGTCTGTTCTCGCATTTTGCCTGGCTCAGGATGATCCGCGACCGCTTCGGCGTCGAGGTTCGCTTTCCCATCGTCGAGGACCCCACACTCGTGATCGGCCGCGCCTTCGGCATGGTCTCAGCGCAGGACAGCGACAGCGCCACAGTGCGCACGACTTTCTTTATCGACCCCAAGGGCGTCATCCGGGCCATGAACTGCTACCCGGCAAATCTCGGGCGTTCAGTCCCCGAAATGCTTCGCATCCTCGACGGACTTCAGGCCATCGACGCGCATGGCGCGCTGGCGCCAGCCAATTGGCATCCCGGCGAGCCGCTGCTCAACCCGCCGATCCATAATCTGGATGAAGTCTTCGATGCCGAGGACGCCACCAGCTGGTTCCTGCGCGAACACGAGAGGCAGGATTGATGGCCGACGATACACTCATCGAGGCGCTCAAGGCCCTCGCGCACCCGCTGCGCTGGCGCATCTTGACGACACTATCGGGGGGCGAACGCAATGTCGGGGAGTTGGAACAGGCGACGGGGATCAGCCAGCCGGGCCTGTCGCAACAGCTCGGCGTGCTGCGCAAGGCGGGGCTGGTGGACACCCGCAAGGACGCCAAACTGGTGTTCTATTCGCTCGCACAGAAGGAAGTTGCGAGGGTTTCCACCGCGCTGGTTGATCTCGCACCGGGATCTGCCATGCCCACCAGCGAAGCTCCCATCCAGCGCACGGCCGCTCCCGGGGTCGCCAATTTCGCTCGGCTGACCTGATCAGGATCGCCGAAAACGCAATGAAAGAGGCGCGCGGGGCAAAGGGACCCCCGCGCGCCTCAATTCTGTTCCCTTGTGCGACGCCCGAAGGGCTCGGGAATCAGAACTTGTAACCGAGCTCGATGCCGAACCGCTGGAGCCCACCGGGCGAGATGAACGAACCGCCGAACTCGACCGCAGTAATGACCTCGTTGAGGTACTTCTCGTTGAACAGGTTCTCGGCATAGGCGATCACCGACCAGCGATCACTCTCGAACCCGATACGCATATCGACAATCCCGAAGGCATCGCGCTGCGTCACCGAGTAGTCCGCGTCGCCCACGAAGGCCGGCAGGGCCAGCGCCGATCCGGGCAGCAGTCCGCTGAAAAGGGTCGGGTTGGGATCGTCCTGCAAGGTGTGGAACCACGTCGGGCCGGTAATGCGGTAATCGGCACGGGTGACGAAATCGATGGTGTCATTGATCGGCAGATCGATCTGCGTGCCGAGGTTGATGGTGTAATCGGCGGTGTGCGGCGACTTGTTGCCAACTGTCACCGGGCGCGACGCATTGGCCTTGATTTCGCTTTCGGTCACGTTGGCCGAACCGAACACGGTCCAGCCTTCAAGTATCTTCGCGGTCAGGTTGAGTTCGGCACCGTAGAGCTCAACCTCGTCAATGTTCGAAACCACGCGGAGCAGGCCGAAGCCGCCGACGAAGAATTCGAAAAACTGCATATCCTCGACATTGGTGTAGTAAGTGGCAAGGTCGAAAGTGATCGCGCCATCGACAAGACTACCCTTGATCCCCGCTTCGAAGGCATTTGAGACTTCCTTGCGGTACTGGTCTTCGATCAACACGTTGGTCCCAATGAACTGGTTGAACGACTGATCGACGATCGCGGCGGAGCCCTGGTTGTTGAACCCACCCGATTTGAAACCGATACCCCAGTTGCCGTAAAGGTTGATGTCGGGCGTCAACTCATACCGCAGCGACAGCTTGGGCTGGAATTGCCGGAAGGTTTGTGACTGCGGGCCAAGCGGCTGCACCGCGCCGTTCACGACCTGCTGGCCGGGATTGATCGGGCCACCGGTGAAAGGATCGAATACCGCCGGCACGAGGCTGCGCACGCGCCGATCCTCGATGTCATAACGACCGGCAAAACCGACATGGAAGCGGTCGGTCAGATCCGCGTCGATCGAGGCAAAGACAGCGTAGACATCGGTCTTGAAGGCATCGTTGTAGAGCTGTGTGGTCGGATTGTCACTGTCCGGCGCATTGTAGAGGCGGCGGATAACGCCGCGCCCAAGGTCTGCACCAAGACTCACGCCTACCTCACGGTCGATATGGAGGTAATAGGCCCCGACCTGCCAATTGACGTCGCCATCACCGTTAGAAGCAAGACGGATTTCAGCGCTGATGTCGCTCTGGCTGCGGGTCTGGTACTGCGTACCGTCACAGGTCGTCGGGCTAAAGCCGCCAAAAGTTGACCCCGTAGCCGGATCGAAAATGAACGGAATGGGCGTCTGACCGATAAAGGTCGGTGCGTTGAGCGGGAAGCCAGTCAGCTGCGCGGTACTGGCAAAGCAGGCATTGGAGGCAGCCACAGAAGCCGGCGTCGCTCCAGGAAAGGTGAAGCGCGCAAAATCGGCTGAAGTGCCATCGGCAGTCAGCGACTGGTCGACATCGCTGTAAAGCGCCCAGGCGGTCAGCGTCATGCTTTCGAACTGGTGCTCGATCTTGGCAGAGGCCTCGAAGGTGGTCTGGTCATTGGTGGGGCGGATGTTCGAATAGAAGCCGAACGGGTGCGTATTCACATCCTCGAAAAAGGCCGGATCCACGCCCGCGAAGTTGGGCAGATGGAAGCTCGTGTTGTAGTTGATCGAGGCGCCGGTCAGATCGGCGTATCGTGCCTTTAGATCGAGCTCCGTATTGGGGCCAAGATCAGCTACAAAGCGCGCGTCGACGCCCCAGACCTCCTGATCATCGATAGTCTTCGAGTTGCCGAGAAAGCGGTTGCGGAAGAAGCCGTCGGTGGTCGAGTAGTTGCCCGAGACGACAAGCCCCGCATTGTCACCGATCGGGGTCGAGATGTAGCCGTTGGCGAGATAGGTATTGTCCCGTGCCGCACGCACCAGCATCCCGCCCTCAAGCCGATTGCCGGGCTTCAGCGTCTGGAGCACAATCGCCCCTGCCGCCGCGTTGCGACCATAGAGGGCGCCCTGCGGGCCTTTCAGGATTTCGACCTGCCGCAGCGTCCCCTGGTTCTGGTTAAGCTGCGCCGTGTTGGTCTTGAGGATGCCGTCCACCACCAACGCAACCGAGCTTTCCGCGTCGCGCGCGCCGTTGATGCCGCGGATGTTGATCTGCGTGTCGCCCGCCTCGGCAGTACCGGTGACGATGGTAACGCCAGGCGTCAGCTGAATGAAATCATCCGCACGCTGGACACCCGTCTTGGCGAGGGTCTCGGCACCGAACACGGTGACGGCAGCCGGGACATCCTGCAGGCTTTCTGACTGACGGCGAGCAGTGACGACGATACCGCCCGGCTGCTCCTCTTCGGCAACCGGATCACTGGGCGCATCCTGCGCCAGGGCGGGGGAAGAAAAAGCAATGGCGCCAAGAGCCGCGCCAGAGGCAAGAACCAAACGGATATTCATGGAACGGCTCTCCTGAAAGGGATCGAGAGGATACTAAACCGGATAGGATGAGGGCTTCGGCGTCAGCGGCGAAGCGATGAAAACCGAGGCAGTCAGTGACAGGCAGTTCGGTGCAGTAGGATTGGAATAAGTGATTTCTGCCCGCGCGCTTGCGCGATGCCACAAGGAGCGACGTCCACGCAGGCGCATTCCACGCGGTGCGGCCTGCGCCTCCAACTCATCGATCGTGATTGCCTCGGCGGCCTCACTGCGTCGCACGGCAAACTCCCCTGTTGCCTTTGCAGGCTGCGTTATTGTATACAAATAGCGTCCGTCAAGTGCTTTCCCTAAAAGTGTGAGGATGGCACAACGAGGTGTGTTTTTGGTGCCGCAGGACTTCCCGTCAGTGGGTCACTGCCATAGATTGAGAGAGGCATGATGAAACCCCTCCCCCGCTTCACCCCGAAAGCCCGTTGCCGATGAGCCGCGCTTCGGAACAGGCCTATGCCAAGATTCGCGCCCACCTCTTGAGCGGGGCAGTAAAGCCCAGCGAACAGCTCACCGAAGATCAACTGTCCCAGATCACTGGGGTCAGTCGCACCCCTGTGCGCGAAGCTGTGAGACGGCTGGAGGATGAATTGCTTCTGGTGCGGTCGGACACCAAGCGGTTGTTCGTGGCCGACTGGAGCCGCGACGATATCGAAGAAATGTTCGCGCTCAGGCAGATGCTCGAATGTCACGCCGCAGAGCGAGCAGCGCTTCGACTTTCTCGAGAGCAACTCGCCAATCTTGAGGTCATCAATCAGGAGTTGAAAGGTGCGACAGATCAACAGCAGCCCGATGTAGCGCGCTTCCTTGATGCCAACCGCGCTTTCCATGAGGTGATCATCGATGCGGCCCACTCGCCCCGGCTGGGCCAACTATTGGCCAAGCTGGTCGAAGCTCCGGTGGTGCTGCGGACGGCCCGAAACTATTCACCTGAAGATTTGCGGCAGTCAGCGCGTGATCATGACGAACTGATTGCTGCATTCGAAGCCCGAGATGCCGAATGGGCGCGTGCCGTAATGGGCAGTCACCTGCGCCGCGCATTCCACACCTTTGCCAAGGCCGTCGGTCCAAACGGACATGAACTGAACGATGGCGGGTCGTAAAAACGCGTCACCTCCCAGGTTGTTCCCACCTGACTTGACGCCGGAACGATGATTGCAATTGTATACAAACTAGGTAATTGGTGAGCCACGCTCTCGCAGCAGGAACAGGCGATTCACCATGTCCCCCGAAACGATAGAACTCGTCGAGGTCGGCCCACGCGACGGGCTCCAGAACGAGCCGGACATCATCGCCACCGAGACGAAGCTGGCGCTGATTCACCGGATGATCGAATATGGCGCGCGGCGGCTGGAGGTGGCGAGCTTCGTCCATCCGCAGCGCGTGCCGCAGATGGCCGACGCCGAAGCCGTGATCGCCGGCCTGCCTGACAATCCCGACTGCACCTATGTCGGGCTCGTGCTCAACAAACGCGGCGTGTTGCGTGCGCTGGCGACGCGCGAAGGGGGCAAAAGGGGCGTCGATCAGGTCGGCTGCGTCGTGGTCGCCAGCGACACATTCGGGCAGAAGAACCAGGGCCAGACCATCGAACAGGGCATCGCCGAAACTCGCGAAATGCTGCGTTTTGCCCGGGAACAAGGGCTGCGCGCGCAAGTCACCATCTCCGCCGCCTTCGGCTGTCCCTTCGAGGGC includes the following:
- a CDS encoding ArsR/SmtB family transcription factor, which gives rise to MADDTLIEALKALAHPLRWRILTTLSGGERNVGELEQATGISQPGLSQQLGVLRKAGLVDTRKDAKLVFYSLAQKEVARVSTALVDLAPGSAMPTSEAPIQRTAAPGVANFARLT
- a CDS encoding NAD(P)/FAD-dependent oxidoreductase is translated as MSTTRHTVVVIGGGAAGIATAASMLKRRPGLDIAIVEPSDTHAYQPGWTMVGGGVFDVATTTRPMASVMPRGVTWVKQACAGFQPDNNTVTLGDGSTLTYEVLIVAPGIRLAWEKIEGLEATLGQNGVTSNYRADLAPYTWELVQRTKSGRAIFTQPPMPIKCAGAPQKAMYLACDHWHRNGVLGDIDVQFHTAGAVLFGVADYVPALMRYVEKYGINLELGSNLIAVDGPARQATFKTAEGEENVSFDMLHVVPPQVAPQFLADSPLAAESGFTDVDQHTLQHVRWPNVFGLGDAGSMPNAKTAAAARKQAPVVAVNALRQLDGKGPTAGYDGYGSCPLTVERGKIVLAEFAYGGKLAPSFPTWLVDGTRPARLSWMLKADLLPWLYWNGMLRGREWLAGPGGLIAQ
- a CDS encoding GntR family transcriptional regulator, with translation MSRASEQAYAKIRAHLLSGAVKPSEQLTEDQLSQITGVSRTPVREAVRRLEDELLLVRSDTKRLFVADWSRDDIEEMFALRQMLECHAAERAALRLSREQLANLEVINQELKGATDQQQPDVARFLDANRAFHEVIIDAAHSPRLGQLLAKLVEAPVVLRTARNYSPEDLRQSARDHDELIAAFEARDAEWARAVMGSHLRRAFHTFAKAVGPNGHELNDGGS
- a CDS encoding YeeE/YedE family protein; the encoded protein is MILPGFPDAAPLAGLIGGVLIGLAAALMLIGAGRIAGVSGIAARAFGIGSGSLPRSAAFAFLIGLPLGALIVAGFTGAAAPNFAGPVPLIVAGVIVGIGTRLGSGCTSGHGVCGMSRFSQRSLVATATFMATGFATVAAMNALGIEVLQ
- a CDS encoding TIGR01244 family sulfur transferase; this translates as MELKVIDDTLAVAAQMQPEELAALAGEGFVAVICNRPDGEEPGQPMLDDMRAAAQAAGLAFHHIPVSGGLFPPASVAAFGAIRRGTQGKVLAYCRTGTRAATLDALANVHGLSVPERLNRAAAAGYDLSALADRMNSAA
- a CDS encoding TonB-dependent receptor, encoding MNIRLVLASGAALGAIAFSSPALAQDAPSDPVAEEEQPGGIVVTARRQSESLQDVPAAVTVFGAETLAKTGVQRADDFIQLTPGVTIVTGTAEAGDTQINIRGINGARDAESSVALVVDGILKTNTAQLNQNQGTLRQVEILKGPQGALYGRNAAAGAIVLQTLKPGNRLEGGMLVRAARDNTYLANGYISTPIGDNAGLVVSGNYSTTDGFFRNRFLGNSKTIDDQEVWGVDARFVADLGPNTELDLKARYADLTGASINYNTSFHLPNFAGVDPAFFEDVNTHPFGFYSNIRPTNDQTTFEASAKIEHQFESMTLTAWALYSDVDQSLTADGTSADFARFTFPGATPASVAASNACFASTAQLTGFPLNAPTFIGQTPIPFIFDPATGSTFGGFSPTTCDGTQYQTRSQSDISAEIRLASNGDGDVNWQVGAYYLHIDREVGVSLGADLGRGVIRRLYNAPDSDNPTTQLYNDAFKTDVYAVFASIDADLTDRFHVGFAGRYDIEDRRVRSLVPAVFDPFTGGPINPGQQVVNGAVQPLGPQSQTFRQFQPKLSLRYELTPDINLYGNWGIGFKSGGFNNQGSAAIVDQSFNQFIGTNVLIEDQYRKEVSNAFEAGIKGSLVDGAITFDLATYYTNVEDMQFFEFFVGGFGLLRVVSNIDEVELYGAELNLTAKILEGWTVFGSANVTESEIKANASRPVTVGNKSPHTADYTINLGTQIDLPINDTIDFVTRADYRITGPTWFHTLQDDPNPTLFSGLLPGSALALPAFVGDADYSVTQRDAFGIVDMRIGFESDRWSVIAYAENLFNEKYLNEVITAVEFGGSFISPGGLQRFGIELGYKF
- a CDS encoding DUF6691 family protein, which gives rise to MTRDLIVSLASGTIFGAGLALGGMTDPSRVRGFLDLFGAWDPTLAFVMGGAVLVMAAAWLIQRRMQRPVFATSFSLPDRSDITLGWSADRRCSEWAGVSRVVPRPRPVHPRLVGGSALFGMGWGIAGLCPGPGFAALAIEPVSAAIFVAAMLGGMLLVRLMEGNA
- a CDS encoding hydroxymethylglutaryl-CoA lyase; translated protein: MSPETIELVEVGPRDGLQNEPDIIATETKLALIHRMIEYGARRLEVASFVHPQRVPQMADAEAVIAGLPDNPDCTYVGLVLNKRGVLRALATREGGKRGVDQVGCVVVASDTFGQKNQGQTIEQGIAETREMLRFAREQGLRAQVTISAAFGCPFEGAVKHDTVLAIAEELAAEAPEEIALADTIGVGTPWEAGELFGKLGELLAGRIPMRAHFHNTRGTGIANAWEAYKAGVRVFDASLGGLGGCPFAPRATGNIATEDLIYMMKRSGVNNGIDLDAAIAANKWFAGVLGRELPSAVARAA
- a CDS encoding MBL fold metallo-hydrolase, with amino-acid sequence MVLQLATEQVLRAGQDPALRPEIASFFDPATFTVTHVVHDPATLEAAVVDAVLDFDSASGRTSTASADAVIDYVTSQNLKVTWLLETHAHADHLSAAPYLQEKIGGKIAIGADITRVQAVFGKLFNAGTEFERDGSQFDALFKDGDTFTIGTLPVTVMHVPGHTPACIAYVVGEAVFVGDTMFMPDYGTARADFPGGDARQLFRSLRRILSLPPETRLFMCHDYLPKGRTEYVWETTVAAEREGNIHAHDGITEDEFVQMREARDATLDMPRLILPSVQVNMRAGHMPPPDDNGVVYLKLPVNAV
- a CDS encoding peroxiredoxin, with the translated sequence MDTAIANSPPCSGLRIGDFAPDFEARSTIGPVRLSTFRKRWLVLFSHPADFTPVCTTEFVALAREAAAFEARDCALMALSVDSLFSHFAWLRMIRDRFGVEVRFPIVEDPTLVIGRAFGMVSAQDSDSATVRTTFFIDPKGVIRAMNCYPANLGRSVPEMLRILDGLQAIDAHGALAPANWHPGEPLLNPPIHNLDEVFDAEDATSWFLREHERQD